From Podospora bellae-mahoneyi strain CBS 112042 chromosome 5, whole genome shotgun sequence:
ACATGAGTGTCTCGCCCTCGACAAGACACCACCTTTTCTCATCACCTCACTCAccccttcatcccatctgcATCTTCCTTTGAGTTCGAGTCTTCTCACGAACCCAAATACCTTCGAGATGCTCGCCGAGTCTCTGGTGGCGGCCCTCTTGGCCATCGCCCCCGTCTCTGCTCGTCCGGAACCCGACCTCTGGCGCCGCGCTGTGAGCGCTGCTGACGTTCGCACCTGCGCCCTCACCGACGAAGCTCCTCACGTCAAGGCTCCCAAGGCTAACGCCTGGGCTCCCATCTCTCCTCAGGATGTCAAGGATGTCTGGAAGTTTGTCCACGCTCCTGAGCgcgccctcaacctcacgAACCCTGCCAACGCCACCCTGACCGACAACTacgtcttcctcgtcgataCCTTGTACCTTAACAAGACCCAGGTCCTCAGCTACATCGACGGCGATGCAGCTCAGCCTCCCAAGTATGCACGTGTCGTCATCTTCGAGGGCGGCAAGGAGGAGCCTGTCTCTCAGGAGTACATGGTTGGCCCCCTTCCTGTTGGTGCTGAGACCACCATCGCCCCTTACGACTACCCCTTCAACGGCGGCCTTGGTGGCAAGATCCCCTACGATGGTCGCTACATGGATGGCAAGCGCACCGCTGGCTATCAGCCTCTCCTCAAGCAGGCCATGACTGATGTCGCCGACATCACCAAGGCTCTCTTCAATGGTACTTACTACGGTGCCAGCGACCCCCGCACGGACATTGTCGCTGCCAACACTGGTCCCCACTCTCTCGATGGCTCCCAGTCCTGGATCACCATCATGTTCAGATACCCTGGTGCCGCCAGCTACGTCACTCCCATTGACTTCTACATTATTCTCGACATCACCGGCACCGACATCTCCAAGTACACCCTCCGCGGCTatgtcaccaacaccaagttCTTCAAGACTGCCGATGACCTCCGCAAGGCCTTCGAGGCTGGCGAGATCATCAGCGAGTTCCCCCAGACCCGTGACCAGGAGTGGGCCCTTCTCAAGGCTGTCCCTGAGATGGGTGTCCGTGACCTTGACGACCGCATTGCTCCCCAGAGCATTGAGATTGGTGGCAAGCGCTACAAGCTCGACCGCGAGAACCAGTATGTTGAGTTCATGGGCTGGTCTTTCTACATGTCCTTCACTCGCATCCTCGGTCTCATGTTCTACGACATCAAGTTCAAGGGTGAGCGCATCATCTACGAGCTCTCTCTccaggaggctgctgctcagtATGCTGGCAACCAGCCCAAGGCTGCCAACACTGTCTACCACGACACTTACTTCTCCATCGGTTCCACCTCTGCCACCCTCATCGAGGGGTTCGACTGCCCCTTCGGTGCCACCATGCTGAACGTCACCTACCCCGCCAACGATGTCACCGATGTCCACCCCCAGGGTATCTGCCTCTTCGAGTCTGACTCCGGATATCCCGTTGCCCGTCACAGATATGGCAGCGGTGGCAACCCCAACGGTTTCTCCAACATTGCCGCCGTCAAGAGCTCTGCTCTCCATGCCCGCACCATTGCCACTATTGGTAATTACGACTACCTCTTCGACTATGCTTTCCACGTTGACGGCTCCATCGAGATTGAGGTCCGCGCTTCCGGCTATCTCCAGTCTTCCCCCTACTACAAGGACCAGACCAACTTTGGCGCTCGTGTCGGCCTTGGCACCCAGGGTTCTTTCCACGACCACATTCTCTCCTGGAAGGCCGATTTCGATATCATCTCCACCAAGAACTCCCTCCAGCGCACCGATctcatcgtcgtcaaccAGACCCAGCCCTGGTTCCCCGAGCTCGGCGAGTTCGAGCAGATGGAGCTCAAGGCCTACAacatggagaaggagcagcagtTCAACTGGGCCCAGAACGGCCAGAGCATGTTCTGCGTCGTCAacgacgaggagaagaacTCCTGGGGTGTCTCCCGCGGTTACCGCCTCGTGCCCGGCCGCAGCAACGTCCACCTCAGcaccctcaactcccccttctccaagcACTCCTCCCACATCCTCAAGTCTCACCTCGCCGTCACCCAGCACCACGACAACGAGCCTTATGGCAACTCGTGGCAGAACGTTAACCTGCCCCTCAAGCCTCAGCAGGACTTTTCCAAGCTCTTCAACGACGAGAGCGTCGATGGTGAGGACATTGTTGTCTGGTTCAACCTCGGCATGCACCACTACACCCGCTCTGAGGATATCCCCGTCACCCTCTACTCCGAGGCCGTCTCCAGCATCGTGTTCGCTCCCCAGAACTTCCACGACCGCGCCCAGGAGGGTGATCTCCAGAACAGACGCTGGATCACCTCCAACGCTACCACTGGTGAGATCACCTATGAGGACCAGGGTCTTCAGCTCCCCACTTGCAAGGTTGCCCTCGAGGAGCCCGCTACCAAGATTCTTCCTTGGCTCAAGATCTAGGGGTGGTTTACGATCTGAATGAAGAACACAGGAGttgaggggaagaagaggaagatttCTTTGGTTATGATTTTCGATGAAACGACACGATCTTTACTTAATAGTTTGCATGCCTTATGACGGACACACACATATTGGGAATACTGGAACTAGTTGGGAACGCATACAACAGTTGATGACGCTGGGGCTCATACCACTCACTTCATGATAGATAATTACGACGATGTACATAGATGCATAGACTATAGACTTTGGGGAGACAagttgatggggagatggaggagggtagaaggaagaaaaggttgtTAATATTGGGCTTTTACGCAGAACTTCTGGGGAGAGGGACACTGTGGATATGAGAATAAGAAGTATATAATTGCCATTCATCATTTGGCACGCATAAACCTTTGTACCGGAGTTTACGGAGGTCCACGAGAATTTGTGGATGCTTCCAATTTCCTGATCGCGAgatgtgacgaacccctatccagaacctctggaagggatactggttgaaggcacttctgaacaatcctggttcggtatagctaaacagtgtacaacaaatagcttgtctcaatcacaatagctaaaATACTAACGATTGTAACTTATAATTGTATATCACGGAATTATttatctacaccagccagttcctctgtatatatagacctaggCCTCCAAGTACCTCCGTACCTAgatttatttattatttctTAGATCCTTTTGGATCTAGCTTCCAATCCCTAGATCCCCTGGCCCGTGTTATTCCCTGCTCCATAGGCCCCACTTATCCGTCGCTCCATTCTCACTGGGGTCCTGGCGACCCTGCTTCTTCTAAACCGTGACACGAGACAAGCAAAATCCGAGCCCACCTTTTTGGTTTCCTCTTGTAAATGCCAAGAGGCCGCACTTAAGTCTAGCGTTATGGAGTATGCCAAGCACAACAGCTACGGTCAACCCCAGTTAACAGCGACGATCAATAGGCACAGTTGCGCGAGCCGTTCAGAGGATCCAGGCACGCCAGGGCACCCGAGTTGATAGCTGTCACAAGCCGTGGTGTGAGAGCTGTTGAGAAGGCGTAGGGCAGGTAGGCTGATAGGTGTAGGTGCCGTCGTAGGTGCCAGTGAGAGTGCCAGTAAAGCCCTGGGCACCTTGATAGGCAGGTGCGTAGTGCGTTAGTTGGCAAGCAGATAGGTTGATTGCCCTGTTGAACTGGGCCACTGGGCAGCTCGGATGTATGCCTTGTCCCACAGGCCCTCACCCCAGCGCCCGGCCTacagcctcctcccttctGCAAACCCCGTGGCGTCATAGTACAAGCAGCTTAGTAAACTCGTCTAAATACTGCAAAGATGTAGCCAGAGTCCTCAGAGATGAATTAGGCGTCATCTACGTCGGGCTCCCTGAATTCCACGAAACGTATTTCGGACGGGTGCCAGATCTTAAGGCAGCATCCGAGGCAAGTCTTCAAGAAGTGTAAGGAGGGTGTTGTACGGCTGCGAGGATTTGTAATAGTTGATGATATTGTCAAGTGCTCAAACAAACAGCTCCGGAGAGCAAAAAACCTATCCTTATCCTTTCCCAAATATGTGGGCCCAGGGCCGAGGCCTTGGAGCAACC
This genomic window contains:
- a CDS encoding hypothetical protein (COG:Q; EggNog:ENOG503NUX8); this translates as MLAESLVAALLAIAPVSARPEPDLWRRAVSAADVRTCALTDEAPHVKAPKANAWAPISPQDVKDVWKFVHAPERALNLTNPANATLTDNYVFLVDTLYLNKTQVLSYIDGDAAQPPKYARVVIFEGGKEEPVSQEYMVGPLPVGAETTIAPYDYPFNGGLGGKIPYDGRYMDGKRTAGYQPLLKQAMTDVADITKALFNGTYYGASDPRTDIVAANTGPHSLDGSQSWITIMFRYPGAASYVTPIDFYIILDITGTDISKYTLRGYVTNTKFFKTADDLRKAFEAGEIISEFPQTRDQEWALLKAVPEMGVRDLDDRIAPQSIEIGGKRYKLDRENQYVEFMGWSFYMSFTRILGLMFYDIKFKGERIIYELSLQEAAAQYAGNQPKAANTVYHDTYFSIGSTSATLIEGFDCPFGATMLNVTYPANDVTDVHPQGICLFESDSGYPVARHRYGSGGNPNGFSNIAAVKSSALHARTIATIGNYDYLFDYAFHVDGSIEIEVRASGYLQSSPYYKDQTNFGARVGLGTQGSFHDHILSWKADFDIISTKNSLQRTDLIVVNQTQPWFPELGEFEQMELKAYNMEKEQQFNWAQNGQSMFCVVNDEEKNSWGVSRGYRLVPGRSNVHLSTLNSPFSKHSSHILKSHLAVTQHHDNEPYGNSWQNVNLPLKPQQDFSKLFNDESVDGEDIVVWFNLGMHHYTRSEDIPVTLYSEAVSSIVFAPQNFHDRAQEGDLQNRRWITSNATTGEITYEDQGLQLPTCKVALEEPATKILPWLKI